One Podarcis muralis chromosome 1, rPodMur119.hap1.1, whole genome shotgun sequence genomic window carries:
- the XIRP2 gene encoding xin actin-binding repeat-containing protein 2 isoform X2 — protein sequence MPPVNAQNNNGEGSVGGKKSASGQPGGTSQSNKEPQEVVSLKERMALYQAAVSKVEISNSSANALEETEACRIPGGLASVKNQFEKAETVTSQSAQYQYQQKSVQKVTSRSQATMSSSSSTETRVNEVASKATQREAFQSEKVSHREQALSEAMRASNVTQSIEETVVNAATDEEIPKISTQSLKQHFEKTAQFHSGRESGTPAKQIKIENEYQEMAWPSAAFSSSAEVASANRQQGIYMARETECTSAASAAAYSCSSKYASTEEFPPPPSPDLLQAPPEMTEFSQSPESSPSPSKQPLPKDLYSKQRNLYELKRLYKHIHPELRKNLEKDYFNDISDIVSSDTETSSSAARDVRQARYVFENTESSPQKCMSPEREYLEWDEILKGEVQSMRWIFENQPLDSIKDESPDPDNVKSIASQEIIAGGDVKYTTWMFENQPIDALGGHSSDNTESADRIPELARGDVRTAAWMFETQPLDSMNKIHHEKDQESNETSDEEITGGDVKTVRYMFETQHLDSIGQLYSVDEAKLLQLRSELQEIKGGVKRSIRHFETLPMYVIRNNLGQMLEIKTVHREDLERGDVRTVRWMFETQPLDMINKDSLEIKVVRGISMEEGVKGEVGRAKWLFETQPLDAIKEETEETVVEKEVILGTDVCRKCWLFETQPLDTLKESEDENPLPTEEIIGGDVNTTKHLFETLPMDMLKDSPDVGKLQKMAATEEEKGDVRHQKWIFETKPLEQIREEKKEVIRTVRLEEIDKGDVSSCKHAFEMCRFRKHDDSCKIHVEGVTRGAVKLNKGLFETTPLYAIQDRHGKYHEVKTIRQEEVVRGDVRNCRWLFETRPIDQFDESIEKIEIIKGISSQEVQSGDVKTAKWLFETQPLDSIKYFSNVEDEESTEQTETTEIVKGNVKTCRWLFETQPMESLYDKETVTTDSEEIRRGDVKTCTWLFETQPLDAIREEAETAIKLHTVEQEDIQGSDVRTACFLFETENLENIQGEEEKELKRVVEIDIQPGDVSTMRYKFENQSLDSINVSSEEVVNKIKTIQSEDIQKGDVLRCCWLFENQSIDEITDHQEDRTAVKTVTDIQGGNVRKGCFIFETFSLDQIKDESSVDVSTKKTISEEEIAKGDVKSYRMLFETQPLYAIQDKEGYYHEVTTVKKEEVIHGDVRGTRWLFETKPLGSINKSDNVYVIKSVTQEDIQKGDVSSVRYRFETQPLDTISDEEKFIVPTVDTVQGGNVKANKKLFESEESQGGMYVRTVSVSEIQQGNVKTSTWLFETHTMDEIRGEGSEYKDVKTVTKEDVQEGDVQHAVWLFENQPLDSIKETDENDTKIDKEEIPQADVKTTTWLFETTPFHEFNESRVEKEEIIGKSVKETLKELYSHKVVESHGIILEADEIGDVRMTKYKLMNQEAPEIQKEEIIRGDLANIMLNLLSKPGPIERETKVNEDEKGNVNLAKEQLLNRSTDVHIEKEEVVRGDIQQAIKNLFSKDSSVKRGILIQENERGDINMTVYSLFHKKDSDKIEQEEVICGDVKRTIHSLLSSAMNYEISERPKIDDSERGNVQFFTTCIEAGALDYLRLLQTGENETFARRNQEEEEEEIIGGDVEATKLLLKKKKSQIQRTVEETDIIPGDVCNAVKIFTTEPQNTSCHVCKEEIIRGDLKAALNSLSQAINQTTVTEKEEIIKADILAILKSLKESASQLKETEKPDVIPGDIKQAIESLEKARNTKSQVLREEVVRGDLESTLRSLKAAQRSFKSVSKEEMVRRDVQVEAESFLETSAETKTKLQQTGTGREMKRLTEQLHEPPQQLVKKQVNVAESSQNNIEECHRELHEGMKSGETSVLTGGTRAIHSVQKWSSKAHESDKKNVKCLSNSQHKVTEKGDKSMNKVRVQNIVKREAKSHTDQYVIDQPALPGSIQKSERTEKSEGGGMLRKGSSSGVGPSAKQVMTGKKQNVFQECKDEEYFDMSVQEERKEKSKLSAREHSSHRRGAEQLVNMSTGVISKATGHVEAQGAQQDRKQSQYSKAVCQEKKKNVKATQAEVSMASEQNIKTNKKVRVTQEMHSQFKEAERKQDIIQQNEKSTVKFQGKAKVEAAASDFRGVVKNPLNPNKNPKGPDRTEIDSPPPPPPPPSPPISVTSSEADLPLPPPPPLTHFMMASDRQSFPSPPPPIGQAKAEYEHFPPPPPPPIEDEHELVALASSPVPQPFAVHQAKQRKEHFLKRLDNTLQQSTQLHASVKPGKAPHSKKHPPIELTKESEAPQPKTSHKVHPSIVQRHQENNATKIMEENMESTTTRNVVSCEKREERVCARAEEVRRPASVMEVIKLEPSPLKRTSPFPLVKSPSLPADVTQASPKPYVRKFKTPLMIAEEKYRQQREQMEQKQTQDVCKVVMRRNSEASGSSVQTEPEHCLPVLKPDKQDQTPLPGLLPSAPDRPTQPECQGKAQVVVSQSNKLQSMSTVLAAEQSQTIVRISAEEHTQKTSTRESENLTKHCVSSQKVQTHEERPMHAGEQHKNVEHLHMPKSKLVSPTFNVRTVKLPTLEQSSYETHKESEMHKKQEGTSLQNAVKQEVQEKQKDNVSNSIRKKQSTTKTNNQVNVDERMHVGKGLLKYTEGKQDGREKDSSEGKQILVQRKETGTEEMKQERVSLAVERKQKQVIACPKEEKVIIQRKQDEVSNKSEKMVKQKIIDMHQESQTSISQKEKRFVSETNAQNKKLSQKTSSLQGKEYAQEKSTQQKKGLLKATEMKQELAQEKTLSSISPGGSLQSNEKSPVDILEFLRKREEVQQVLSRVKEFETEPNKNGLKTLQAFLNVIPEWLVEQDRKQNLAYFTQGNDVEKMKEELSLIKDQATKMLGSFEEAIQTAMNSTKPQKPRKEFPKVGGSLQKIAKVSIGSSRKESQETKEMIKDTRAHREVKQQVSEHRFSETRTSSPSTLRMRAPSPTYITIESRCIESPLREVLSPVQRESTPVPPSPPPRSTTPTSKVQRPAACLSPSPPRSRSEQLAKLKDTTVKLAQGATQNRSVTPVPIVEKRSEIVKSPATLRRQIKIEARQSDVLTSKTSSVNESLITAGTVKKASEESKTNKTHISKKGGNIPEGLEPHGQNMDPVCRTQNIEVSKTGPQGLAQKAEVPELIIPIRKELSASERLGKESEDKIHVVLGTLHDKPVAEMKTKKKYVENGVISGKIKEERHRVRKEELSQSSQESEKRLDSFQKFPGKWQREPKENAPCKQKQCAIKEHPLEPRVCFDAKFHTECSSGMDTFENTVVESRTATSTSRSADGMQSGFGFKRAPPTYEDVISGHILDISAADSPEELLRNFQKTWQESERVFKSLGYTVSDAAEAEVRSSFHEEAEFISGK from the exons TGGTCAATGCAGCTACAGATGAGGAGATCCCAAAGATTTCTACGCAATCcttaaagcagcactttgaaaaaACAGCCCAGTTCCATTCTGGCCGAGAGAGTGGAACACCTGCAAAGCAGATCAAG ATTGAAAATGAGTATCAAGAAATGGCCTGGCCTTCTGCAGCCTTTTCCTCTTCTGCTGAAGTGGCTTCTGCAAATAGACAACAAGGAATATATATGGCGAGGGAAACCGAGTGCACATCTGCTGCCTCAGCTGCAGCTTATAGCTGCTCTTCCAAGTATGCAAGTACAGAGGAGTTTCCTCCTCCACCTTCTCCAGACTTACTACAGGCTCCACCTGAAATGACAGAGTTTTCCCAGTCCCCTGAATCCTCTCCCTCTCCATCAAAGCAGCCCCTTCCCAAAGATCTGTATTCCAAGCAAAGAAACCTTTACGAATTAAAGCGTTTGTACAAACACATCCACCCAGAATTGAGAAAGAATTTGGAAAAAGATTACTTCAATGATATTTCTGATATCGTGTCTAGTGACACTGAAACAAGCAGCTCAGCTGCAAGAGATGTACGCCAGGCGAGGTACGTCTTTGAAAACACAGAGAGCAGCCCTCAGAAGTGCATGAGCCCAGAAAGGGAATATCTGGAGTGGGATGAAATCCTCAAGGGAGAGGTCCAATCTATGAGGTGGATCTTTGAGAATCAGCCTCTGGATTCCATCAAAGATGAATCTCCTGACCCGGACAATGTTAAAAGCATTGCCAGTCAAGAAATCATTGCAGGTGGGGATGTTAAATATACCACCTGGATGTTTGAAAACCAGCCCATTGATGCACTGGGTGGACATTCTTCAGACAACACTGAAAGCGCAGACAGAATTCCTGAATTGGCTCGAGGCGATGTCCGCACAGCTGCATGGATGTTTGAAACTCAGCCGCTGGACTCAATGAATAAAATTCACCATGAGAAAGACCAGGAATCCAATGAAACCTCTGATGAGGAGATCACTGGTGGAGATGTGAAAACGGTGAGGTATATGTTTGAAACACAACATCTGGATAGCATTGGACAACTTTATTCAGTGGATGAAGCTAAGCTGCTGCAGCTCCGATCTGAATTACAAGAGATTAAAGGCGGTGTGAAGAGAAGTATAAGGCATTTTGAAACTCTACCCATGTATGTTATTAGAAACAATTTGGGCCAAATGCTAGAGATTAAAACTGTCCACAGAGAAGACCTTGAGAGAGGAGATGTCAGGACAGTGCGCTGGATGTTTGAAACGCAGCCTTTGGACATGATCAACAAAGATTCCTTGGAAATCAAAGTTGTCCGTGGAATCTCCATGGAGGAGGGTGTCAAAGGTGAAGTAGGCAGGGCAAAATGGCTCTTTGAAACCCAGCCTTTAGATGCCATTAAGGAGGAGACTGAAGAAACTGTGGTGGAAAAAGAAGTCATCCTAGGCACTGATGTCTGCAGAAAATGCTGGCTTTTTGAGACTCAGCCTCTTGACACTCTAAAGGAAAGTGAAGATGAAAATCCTCTACCCACAGAAGAAATAATCGGAGGTGACGTAAATACCACAAAACACTTGTTTGAAACACTGCCAATGGATATGCTGAAAGACAGCCCAGATGTTGGGAAGCTtcagaaaatggctgccactgaGGAAGAAAAAGGGGATGTGAGGCATCAGAAATGGATTTTTGAGACTAAGCCCCTTGAACAGAttagagaagaaaagaaagaagtcaTAAGAACTGTGAGACTGGAGGAAATTGACAAGGGGGATGTGAGCAGCTGCAAACATGCATTTGAAATGTGCCGTTTCAGAAAACACGACGACTCATGTAAAATCCATGTGGAAGGTGTAACAAGAGGTGCTGTAAAATTAAACAAAGGTCTTTTTGAAACAACTCCATTATATGCCATCCAAGATAGGCATGGCAAATATCATGAAGTTAAAACAATTCGACAAGAGGAAGTCGTGAGAGGGGATGTCAGGAACTGCAGGTGGCTCTTTGAGACAAGGCCCATTGACCAGTTTGATGAGAGTATTGAAAAAATTGAGATCATCAAAGGGATCTCCTCACAAGAAGTACAGTCAGGTGATGTGAAAACAGCCAAGTGGCTGTTTGAAACTCAGCCCCTTGACTCCATTAAATACTTTAGCAATGTGGAAGATGAAGAAAGCACAGAACAGACTGAGACAACTGAAATTGTGAAGGGGAATGTTAAAACATGCAGGTGGTTATTTGAAACCCAGCCAATGGAATCTCTATATGACAAAGAGACGGTCACGACAGACAGTGAAGAAATCCGCAGAGGAGATGTCAAGACCTGTACCTGGCTCTTTGAAACTCAGCCTCTCGATGCAATAAGGGAAGAAGCAGAAACAGCCATAAAACTTCACACTGTGGAGCAGGAGGACATTCAGGGAAGTGACGTCCGCACAGCTTGTTTCCTTTTTGAGACTGAAAACCTAGAAAATATCCaaggagaagaagagaaagaactcAAGCGGGTGGTGGAAATTGACATCCAGCCTGGAGATGTCTCCACCATGCGGTATAAATTTGAGAATCAATCGTTAGACTCAATAAATGTCAGCTCAGAGGAAGTTGTGAACAAAATTAAAACCATCCAAAGTGAAGATATACAGAAAGGGGATGTTTTGCGCTGCTGTTGGCTTTTTGAGAACCAGTCAATTGACGAAATAACAGACCACCAGGAAGACAGGACCGCAGTTAAAACTGTTACAGACATACAAGGTGGAAATGTGAGGAAAGGATGTTTCATCTTTGAGACGTTCTCTTTGGACCAGATTAAAGATGAATCTTCTGTAGATGTCAGCACCAAGAAAACCATAAGTGAAGAAGAAATAGCCAAAGGGGATGTGAAAAGCTACAGAATGCTCTTTGAGACCCAGCCACTTTACGCAATTCAAGACAAAGAAGGGTATTATCATGAGGTGACTACCGTGAAGAAGGAAGAAGTAATTCATGGGGATGTACGTGGAACGCGGTGGTTGTTTGAAACAAAGCCTTTAGGATCGATAAACAAATCAGATAATGTGTATGTTATAAAATCTGTCACCCAGGAAGATATTCAGAAAGGAGATGTTAGTTCGGTCAGATACCGATTTGAAACACAGCCGCTGGACACCATTTCAGATGAGGAAAAATTCATTGTACCCACAGTCGACACTGTGCAGGGTGGCAACGTGAAGGCCAACAAGAAATTATTTGAGTCTGAAGAAAGCCAAGGAGGCATGTATGTAAGAACAGTGAGTGTCAGCGAAATACAGCAAGGCAATGTCAAAACGTCTACTTGGTTATTTGAAACACACACCATGGATGAGATTAGAGGAGAGGGGTCAGAGTATAAAGATGTCAAGACAGTAACAAAGGAGGATGTGCAAGAAGGTGATGTTCAGCATGCAGTGTGGCTTTTTGAAAACCAGCCTCTGGACTCCATTAAGGAAACTGACGAAAACGATACAAAAATAGATAAAGAAGAAATTCCACAGGCAGATGTAAAGACTACGACGTGGCTGTTTGAAACAACTCCTTTCCATGAATTCAATGAAAGCAGAGTTGAAAAGGAAGAAATCATAGGGAAAAGCGTGAAAGAAACTTTAAAGGAACTTTATTCTCACAAAGTCGTAGAATCCCATGGGATCATCTTGGAAGCAGATGAAATTGGCGATGTCCGAATGACAAAATATAAACTCATGAATCAGGAGGCTCCTGAAATACAAAAAGAGGAGATAATCAGAGGAGATTTAGCCAACATCATGTTGAACCTGCTGTCCAAACCAGGCCCCATTGAAAGGGAAACGAAAGTCAATGAAGATGAAAAGGGAAATGTGAATTTAGCAAAAGAGCAACTGCTGAATAGATCAACAGATGTTCAcattgaaaaggaagaggtagtGAGAGGTGATATACAGCAAGCCATAAAAAACCTGTTTAGTAAGGACAGCTCTGTAAAACGTGGAATTTTAATTCAGGAAAACGAGAGAGGTGATATTAACATGACAGTCTATTCTCTCTTTCACAAAAAGGATAGTGATAAAATTGAGCAAGAAGAAGTGATATGTGGCGATGTGAAGCGTACAATTCATAGCCTTCTCTCTTCTGCAATGAATTATGAAATATCAGAAAGACCTAAAATAGATGATTCAGAAAGGGGAAATGTTCAGTTTTTTACAACATGCATAGAAGCTGGGGCACTAGATTATTTGAGACTACTCCAGACAGGCGAAAACGAAACATTTGCAAGACGCaatcaagaagaggaggaggaggaaatcatCGGTGGTGATGTTGAAGCTACAAAACTGCTGCTTAAGAAAAAGAAGTCTCAAATTCAGCGGACAGTTGAGGAAACTGACATAATCCCTGGAGATGTGTGCAATGCAGTTAAAATCTTTACAACAGAGCCACAAAATACATCTTGTCATGTATGCAAAGAAGAAATTATAAGGGGTGATTTGAAGGCAGCTTTAAATTCCCTCAGCCAGGCCATAAATCAAACAACTGTTACAGAGAAGGAAGAAATTATAAAAGCTGACATCCTTGCAATTCTGAAGTCCCTTAAAGAATCGGCTTCTCAGCTGAAGGAAACAGAAAAGCCTGATGTCATCCCTGGAGATATTAAGCAAGCGATTGAATCTCTGGAGAAAGCAAGAAACACAAAAAGCCAGGTATTGAGAGAAGAGGTTGTTCGAGGTGACCTTGAATCCACACTGAGGTCTTTAAAAGCAGCACAACGGTCTTTCAAGAGCGTCAGCAAAGAGGAAATGGTCAGGAGGGATGTTCAGGTGGAGGCAGAGAGCTTTCTTGAAACTTCTGCAGAAACTAAAACAAAGCTGCAGCAAACAGGCACCGGCCGAGAGATGAAGAGGCTCACCGAACAACTGCATGAGCCACCTCAGCAACTAGTCAAGAAGCAAGTTAATGTAGCTGAAAGTTCACAAAATAATATTGAAGAATGTCACCGGGAACTTCATGAAGGAATGAAGTCTGGGGAGACAAGCGTTCTCACTGGAGGCACCAGAGCAATCCATTCTGTTCAGAAATGGAGCAGCAAGGCACATGAGTCAGATAAGAAAAATGTGAAGTGCTTATCTAATTCCCAGCACAAGGTCACCGAGAAAGGGGATAAGTCCATGAATAAGGTCAGAGTCCAGAACATTGTGAAAAGGGAAGCAAAAAGTCATACAGATCAATATGTGATTGATCAACCTGCTCTTCCTGGCAGTATTCAGAAAAGCGAAAGAACAGAGAAGTCAGAGGGAGGTGGGATGCTGAGGAAAGGCAGTTCATCCGGCGTTGGACCATCTGCAAAGCAAGTAATGACTGGAAAGAAGCAGAATGTGTTCCAGGAATGTAAAGATGAAGAATATTTTGACATGAGCGTTcaggaggagaggaaagaaaaatcaaaattgtcGGCCCGTGAGCACAGCTCTCATCGCAGGGGTGCGGAGCAGCTGGTCAACATGTCAACTGGCGTGATTTCCAAAGCAACTGGTCATGTTGAAGCGCAAGGGGCGCAGCAAGATAGAAAACAATCTCAGTATTCAAAGGCAGTTtgccaagagaagaaaaagaatgttAAGGCGACCCAAGCGGAGGTTTCCATGGCATCAgagcagaatattaaaaccaataaaaaagtcAGAGTCACCCAGGAAATGCACAGCCAATTTAAAGAAGCCGAGAGGAAGCAAGACATTATCCAGCAAAATGAAAAATCCACAGTGAAGTTTCAAGGAAAAGCTAAAGTGGAAGCTGCGGCATCGGACTTCAGAGGTGTGGTGAAAAATCCACTGAAtccaaacaaaaaccccaaaggcCCAGACAGGACAGAAATTGAttctccgcctccgcctccccctcccccttcgccCCCAATCTCAGTGACTTCATCTGAAGCAGatcttcctctgcctcctcctcctcctctgactcATTTCATGATGGCTTCTGACAGACAAAGCTTTCCTTCCCCTCCGCCCCCCATAGGACAGGCTAAAGCCGAATATGAACattttcctcctccacctccgcCCCCTATTGAAGATGAGCATGAATTGGTGGCTTTGGCTTCATCTCCTGTTCCTCAGCCCTTTGCTGTTCATCAGGCAAAGCAAAGGAAAGAACATTTCCTCAAACGTCTAGACAACACTTTGCAGCAGTCGACTCAGCTTCATGCCAGTGTTAAGCCTGGCAAGGCCCCACACAGCAAGAAACATCCTCCAATAGAACTTACGAAAGAGTCAGAAGCACCCCAGCCGAAAACATCTCACAAAGTTCACCCAAGCATTGTCCAGAGGCACCAAGAAAACAATGCCACAAAAATAATGGAAGAAAACATGGAGAGCACAACAACGAGGAATGTTGTTAGCTgtgaaaagagagaagaaagagtTTGTGCAAGGGCTGAAGAGGTTAGAAGGCCGGCATCAGTTATGGAAGTGATCAAGCTGGAGCCCTCGCCATTAAAGAGAACAAGTCCATTCCCGCTTGTCAAATCTCCTTCCCTGCCAGCAGATGTGACACAAGCAAGTCCTAAGCCTTATGTGCGAAAATTCAAAACCCCTTTAATGATCGCAGAAGAAAAATACAGGCAGCAAAGGGAACAGATGGAGCAGAAGCAAACCCAAGATGTTTGCAAAGTGGTTATGAGAAGAAACAGTGAAGCTTCGGGAAGTTCAGTTCAGACAGAGCCAGAACATTGTCTGCCAGTACTAAAACCAGACAAACAGGATCAAACCCCTCTGCCAGGTCTTTTGCCCTCAGCTCCAGATCGGCCCACTCAGCCTGAATGTCAGGGAAAGGCGCAAGTTGTGGTGTCACAAAGCAATAAACTGCAGTCTATGTCAACGGTATTGGCTGCTGAACAGTCTCAAACCATTGTTAGGATCTCAGCAGAGGAACACACTCAAAAAACATCAACGCGTGAGTCAGAAAACCTAACAAAGCACTGTGTGTCTTCTCAGAAGGTACAGACCCATGAAGAACGTCCTATGCATGCAGGAGAGCAACATAAAAATGTGGAGCATTTGCACATGCCCAAAAGCAAACTGGTCTCCCCTACTTTCAATGTAAGAACCGTCAAGCTTCCCACCTTAGAACAAAGTTCATATGAAACCCACAAGGAGTCTGAGATGCATAAAAAGCAAGAGGGAACTAGCCTCCAGAATGCTGTGAAGCAAGAAGTTCAAGAGAAACAGAAAGACAATGTAAGCAATTCTATCAGAAAAAAGCAAAGCACCACAAAGACAAATAACCAGGTGAACGTTGATGAGAGGATGCATGTGGGGAAAGGACTCCTAAAATATACAGAAGGCAAGCAGGACGGAAGAGAGAAAGATTCAAGTGAAGGGAAGCAAATATTAgttcaaagaaaagaaacaggGACAGAAGAAATGAAGCAAGAAAGAGTCTCCTTGGCTGTGGAAAGAAAGCAGAAGCAAGTCATCGCTTGCCCCAAGGAAGAGAAAGTAATAATCCAAAGAAAACAAGACGAGGTTAGCAATAAATCAGAGAAAATGGTCAAGCAAAAGATAATTGATATGCATCAGGAGTCACAGACATCTATCTCACAGAAAGAGAAAAGATTTGTTTCAGAAACAAATGCCCAAAATAAAAAACTGTCCCAGAAAACTAGCAGCCTACAAGGAAAGGAATATGCCCAGGAAAAGTCCACACAGCAGAAAAAAGGCCTTTTAAAGGCAACAGAGATGAAACAAGAGCTGGCACAGGAAAAGACATTATCATCCATTTCACCAGGAGGATCACTGCAGAGTAACGAGAAAAGCCCAGTCGATATATTAGAGTTTTTGAGGAAACGTGAGGAAGTACAGCAGGTGTTGTCCAGAGTGAAGGAGTTTGAAACTGAGCCGAATAAAAATGGGCTCAAAACATTACAGGCATTCTTAAATGTCATTCCAGAGTGGTTGGTAGAacaagacaggaagcaaaacttaGCTTACTTCACACAAGGGAATGATGTTGAGAAGATGAAAGAAGAGTTATCGCTGATTAAAGATCAAGCCACCAAAATGCTTGGATCCTTTGAGGAGGCCATCCAGACAGCCATGAATTCCACAAAACCCCAAAAACCGAGAAAAGAGTTTCCTAAAGTTGGGGGATCATTGCAAAAGATAGCTAAAGTAAGCATTGGTTCAAGCAGGAAAGAATCACAGGAGACTAAAGAGATGATCAAAGACACAAGGGCACATCGAGAGGTGAAACAGCAAGTTAGTGAACACAGGTTTTCGGAAACCAGAACTTCTTCACCCTCAACCCTAAGAATGAGAGCACCTTCACCTACTTACATTACAATTGAATCGAGATGCATTGAATCTCCTCTCAGGGAGGTCTTGTCTCCTGTTCAAAGGGAAAGTACCCCGGTTCCACCATCACCACCTCCCAGGTCTACTACACCAACGTCTAAGGTGCAGCGGCCAGCTGCctgcctctccccctctcctccaagAAGCCGTTCTGAGCAGCTGGCCAAgcttaaagacaccacagtaaAACTCGCTCAAGGAGCAACGCAAAACCGATCAGTAACCCCAGTTCCTATTGTGGAAAAGAGGTCAGAGATAGTGAAATCTCCTGCAACACTCCGCCGACAAATCAAGATTGAGGCACGGCAATCTGATGTTTTAACTTCAAAAACGTCGTCCGTAAATGAATCCCTAATAACTGCTGGTACAGTGAAAAAAGCTAGTGAAGAATCCAAAACAAACAAGACTCACATCTCCAAAAAGGGAGGAAACATTCCAGAAGGCTTAGAGCCACATGGACAAAATATGGACCCTGTCTGCAGGACTCAAAATATTGAGGTTTCTAAGACTGGTCCCCAAGGTCTTGCGCAGAAGGCCGAAGTCCCTGAATTGATTATTCCCATAAGGAAGGAACTGTCTGCATCTGAAAGATTGGGCAAGGAGAGTGAGGATAAAATACATGTAGTGTTAGGAACACTTCATGATAAGCCAGTGGCTGagatgaaaacaaagaaaaagtatGTTGAGAATGGTGTAATCAGtggtaaaataaaagaagaaaggcACAGGGTTAGGAAGGAGGAATTGAGCCAAAGTTCCCAAGAGAGTGAGAAGAGATTAGATAGCTTCCAAAAGTTTCCAGGCAAGTGGCAAAGAGAACCCAAGGAAAACGCACCTTGCAAGCAAAAGCAATGTGCCATTAAAGAGCATCCCTTGGAACCCAGGGTGTGCTTTGATGCAAAGTTCCACACTGAATGCTCCTCCGGCATGGATACATTTGAGAACACCGTCGTGGAATCGAGAACTGCCACCTCCACATCACGAAGTGCAGATGGGATGCAGTCAGGATTTGGCTTCAAGCGTGCACCGCCAACCTATGAAGACGTCATCTCAGGGCATATCTTGGATATTTCTGCTGCTGATTCACCAGAAGAGCTGCTAAGGAATTTTCAGAAGACTTGGCAAGAAAGCGAGAGAGTCTTCAAAAGCCTCGGCTACACCGTGTCTGATGCTGCCGAAGCAGAAGTGAGAAGTAGCTTCCACGAGGAGGCAGAGTTTATCAGTGGTAAATAA